One genomic region from Arthrobacter sp. FB24 encodes:
- a CDS encoding MaoC family dehydratase: protein MPNLVVDFDKLLTLAGTDLGVTEYREITQEQINKFADATGDDQWIHVDPERAKEGPFGAPIAHGFLTLSLIIPFWGELFDVDGVTTKVNYGLDKVRFTSPVKVGSRIRMQATIAEVTEVKGGAQIKVANTIEIEGQERPAVVAEFLARFYK from the coding sequence ATGCCCAATCTCGTCGTCGACTTCGACAAACTGCTCACGCTCGCCGGAACCGATCTCGGCGTGACCGAATACCGCGAAATCACGCAGGAGCAAATCAACAAATTTGCCGACGCCACGGGCGATGACCAGTGGATCCACGTAGACCCGGAGCGCGCCAAGGAAGGCCCGTTCGGCGCCCCGATCGCCCACGGGTTCCTCACCCTCTCGCTGATCATTCCGTTCTGGGGCGAGCTGTTCGACGTGGACGGCGTCACCACCAAGGTGAACTACGGCCTGGACAAAGTCCGCTTCACCTCGCCGGTGAAGGTGGGCTCGCGGATCCGCATGCAGGCCACCATTGCCGAGGTCACCGAGGTCAAGGGCGGCGCCCAGATCAAGGTGGCCAACACCATCGAGATCGAAGGCCAGGAGCGCCCCGCCGTCGTGGCCGAATTCCTGGCCCGCTTCTACAAATAA
- a CDS encoding acyl-CoA synthetase: MENFGIGSWLQRRRPKSGNKTAIIAGDREVSYEQLAERSARLANALRDRGVARGDRVAYLGENDPSFLETLFACGLAGAVFVPLNTRLAPPEIQFQLRDCGAVLLVHAESLSDLAVRGAGGTGAVRRIAVDEAAPTGKHDGGAAAVQGDQPAERYEDVVASGANVAPDEPVGLDDGAMILYTSGTTGHPKGALLTHGNITWNCINVIVDFDFASTDVALMISPMFHVASLDMGVLPTLLKGGTVVLEARFDPLRTLQLIERHRATTISGVPTTYQMLCEHPAWETTDLSSLNKLTCGGSAVPLRVLDAYEKRGLHFSNGYGMTETAPGATTLPAARSRDKAGSSGLPHFFTEVRIADLASPDTEPAAPGTVGEIQIKGPNVIHEYWNRPDSTADSYTADGWFKSGDMGYKDGEGFVFISDRLKDMIISGGENIYPAEVEQAITELEAVGSVAVIGVPDEKWGEVPRAVVLLREGAQLSEEQLRAHLDGRLARYKIPKSVVFVDEMPRTASGKIRKADLRKLTPANGQLQ, encoded by the coding sequence GTGGAAAATTTTGGCATCGGCTCGTGGCTGCAACGGCGCCGCCCGAAGTCGGGCAACAAGACAGCAATTATCGCCGGAGACCGGGAGGTCAGTTACGAGCAACTGGCGGAACGCTCGGCCCGGCTTGCCAATGCCCTCCGTGACCGCGGCGTGGCCCGCGGGGACCGGGTGGCCTACCTGGGGGAGAACGATCCGTCCTTCCTGGAGACCCTTTTCGCCTGCGGCCTGGCCGGAGCCGTCTTCGTCCCACTGAACACGCGGCTGGCGCCCCCGGAAATTCAGTTCCAGCTCAGGGACTGCGGCGCCGTGCTGCTGGTGCACGCGGAGAGCCTGTCGGACCTGGCGGTCCGTGGCGCGGGCGGCACCGGCGCCGTCCGGCGGATCGCCGTCGACGAAGCCGCCCCGACAGGAAAGCACGACGGCGGCGCTGCCGCCGTGCAGGGGGACCAGCCGGCGGAACGCTACGAAGACGTGGTGGCGTCCGGCGCGAACGTGGCCCCCGACGAGCCGGTGGGCCTGGACGACGGCGCCATGATCCTCTACACCTCGGGCACCACCGGTCACCCCAAGGGTGCCCTGCTGACCCACGGGAACATCACGTGGAACTGCATCAATGTGATTGTCGATTTCGACTTCGCTTCCACGGACGTTGCCTTGATGATCTCCCCGATGTTCCATGTGGCGTCGCTGGACATGGGCGTCCTGCCCACACTGCTGAAGGGCGGGACCGTGGTGCTGGAGGCCCGGTTCGATCCGCTGCGGACGCTTCAGCTCATCGAACGGCACCGGGCCACCACCATCAGCGGGGTGCCCACCACCTACCAGATGCTCTGCGAACATCCCGCCTGGGAAACCACGGACCTGAGCTCCCTGAACAAGCTGACCTGCGGAGGGTCGGCGGTGCCGCTGCGCGTGCTGGATGCCTACGAGAAGCGGGGGCTGCACTTTTCGAACGGCTACGGGATGACCGAGACGGCGCCGGGTGCCACCACGCTGCCGGCGGCGCGGTCCCGGGACAAGGCCGGATCGTCCGGGCTGCCGCACTTCTTTACGGAGGTCCGGATAGCAGACCTCGCCAGTCCCGACACGGAGCCGGCGGCACCGGGCACGGTGGGTGAGATCCAGATCAAGGGTCCCAACGTCATCCACGAATACTGGAACCGGCCCGACTCGACGGCCGATTCCTACACCGCGGACGGCTGGTTCAAGTCCGGCGACATGGGCTACAAGGACGGCGAGGGCTTCGTGTTCATCTCGGACCGGCTCAAGGACATGATCATCTCCGGCGGCGAGAACATCTATCCGGCGGAAGTGGAGCAGGCCATCACCGAGCTGGAGGCCGTGGGCAGCGTGGCGGTGATCGGCGTGCCGGACGAAAAGTGGGGCGAAGTGCCGCGGGCCGTGGTGCTGCTGCGGGAGGGGGCCCAGCTGAGTGAGGAGCAGCTGCGGGCCCACCTGGACGGGCGCCTGGCCCGCTACAAGATTCCCAAGTCGGTGGTGTTCGTGGACGAGATGCCGCGGACGGCGAGCGGCAAGATCAGGAAGGCGGACCTGCGGAAGCTGACCCCCGCAAACGGCCAGCTGCAGTAG